TGTGAAACGCGTGCACGGAGCAAACCTCAGGATGGCCTGGATCTGTCCGACGTACCCTCGCGGGGTCGGTGACCATGTTCTCTATGGCCCTCCGCACCTCGTCAGCGCTCGCGGACATCTCGATGACGTTGTTGTAACTCTTGCTCATCTTGCGCCCGTCGGTGCCCGGGAGCAGGACGACTTCATTCAGTTTGGCTTGAGGCTCCGGGAAGACCGGACCGTACAGGAAGTTGAACCGCCTCGCTATCTCCCTGGTAAGTTCGAGATGGGGCAGCTGGTCTTCACCCACCGGCACGGCATCGGCCTTGTACACAAGGATATCGGCGGCCATGAGAACGGGATACCCAAGGAACCCGTGGGTCATGATCTCCCGGCCCTCGAGCTCGCGGAGCTGTTCCTTGTACGTCGGACAACGCTCGAGCCAGGAGAGAGGTGTGATCATCGAGAAAAGGAGGGAAAGCTCGGCGTGTTGCTTCACGTCGGACTGCTTCATCACAATGCTCTTCTTGGGGTCTATCCCGGCCGCGAGGTAGTCCAAGACAAGCTCTCTTGTATTTGACTTGATCTCGCTCGTGTCCTCGTACGCCGTGGTAAGCGCGTGCCAGTCCACGACCCCGTACACGCAGTCGTAATCGTCCTGAAGCCTGACCCAGTTTATGAGCGCACCGAAGAGGTTGCCCAGGTGTAGCTTTCCGGTTGGTCTCATACCGCTGAATATCCTTGGCTTTGGCATGTCCCCGTCCTCCTCAACGATCCGTCGCGCGCCACTCCGTTCCGTGCTGCCCGGCAGGGCGCTACCTGCCCGGCCCGCTGTGAACCCTGTCAACGGGCGACCCATCGCCTCATCCAACCGATCGCAACCAAGGGCCCCGTGCCGTCATAGAAGCCTCTGGCCCAGCACCAGGAGCGCCAGGAGGTTTATGATCGGCCCCATTATGATCCTAGTCGCCCCGCTGAACACGAGGAGCAAAAGGATGAACGACCCGTATGACTCCAACTGATGGTAGATGTAAAGATTCTTACCCCGCAGCACCCCCAGCAACAACCTTGACCCGTCCAGTGGCGGGATCGGTATCAGATTGAAGGCGGCAAGCCCCAGGTTGATCACGATGCCCGATATCACGAGACGCATCAGCCACAGCGGCATGTGGATCCCCAGCCTCAGCGGCAGTGCCATTAGGAAAGCCAAAGCCACGTTCGCAAGGGGACCGGCCACCCCCACGACCATCATCCCGCGTCGCCAATCCTTGAAATACGCGGGATTCACCGGCACGGGCTTCGCCCACCCGAACCTTTGCGTGAGGATCAACGCAAGAGTTCCGAACACGTCGAGATGGGCCAGGGGATTCAAGGTGAGCCTCCCCTGCCATTTCGCCGTGGGGTCGCCGAGAGCGTTCGCCGCCGCGGCATGAGCGTACTCATGCACGGTCAGGGACAGGAGTATGACGGGCAGCGTCACGAGGATGGAAGCAAGGTCGACCATCTATTCCCCTCCGTACCATTCATGATCAGGCTATACTCCGC
The nucleotide sequence above comes from Bacillota bacterium. Encoded proteins:
- the trpS gene encoding tryptophan--tRNA ligase, coding for MPKPRIFSGMRPTGKLHLGNLFGALINWVRLQDDYDCVYGVVDWHALTTAYEDTSEIKSNTRELVLDYLAAGIDPKKSIVMKQSDVKQHAELSLLFSMITPLSWLERCPTYKEQLRELEGREIMTHGFLGYPVLMAADILVYKADAVPVGEDQLPHLELTREIARRFNFLYGPVFPEPQAKLNEVVLLPGTDGRKMSKSYNNVIEMSASADEVRRAIENMVTDPARVRRTDPGHPEVCSVHAFHKVFSRTMLDDITRECVNAGIGCVECKRRLALAVNEFLEPIRERRKAVEREPGLVEDILADGAKRARVLAEATLEEVRKAMRI
- a CDS encoding site-2 protease family protein, whose product is MVDLASILVTLPVILLSLTVHEYAHAAAANALGDPTAKWQGRLTLNPLAHLDVFGTLALILTQRFGWAKPVPVNPAYFKDWRRGMMVVGVAGPLANVALAFLMALPLRLGIHMPLWLMRLVISGIVINLGLAAFNLIPIPPLDGSRLLLGVLRGKNLYIYHQLESYGSFILLLLVFSGATRIIMGPIINLLALLVLGQRLL